One Oceanicoccus sagamiensis genomic region harbors:
- a CDS encoding ABC transporter ATP-binding protein, with protein MLKVDSIQCQYGSQAVLDGVSFDVNDGDICCLLGPSGCGKTTALRAIAGFQPLTSGTITLGDQLLSNHSFQLEPEQRQIGMVFQDYALFPHLTVGDNIRFGIQKSPLLEQNEIVDSLLDLIQLESIAQRFPHELSGGQQQRVALARALAPNPRLLLLDEPFSNLDVDLRRHLNLEVRDILKEVGTSAILVTHDQEEAFAFGDRIGLLHNGRLQQWDTPFNLYHEPCNRFVANFIGQGGLLPGMSIDQHRIKTELGVMTGNRSYDWPANTPVDVLVRPDDIVLNPDNGISSTVVKKVFSGSATLYTLQLPTGSLVESLFPSHHDYSVGDTLNIQAEVEHLIAFLPDK; from the coding sequence TTGCTAAAAGTTGATAGCATCCAGTGCCAGTACGGCAGCCAGGCGGTACTTGACGGTGTCAGCTTCGATGTGAATGACGGTGATATCTGCTGCCTGCTAGGCCCCAGCGGCTGCGGCAAAACCACCGCATTACGCGCCATCGCCGGGTTTCAACCGCTGACCAGCGGTACCATTACCCTGGGCGACCAGCTGCTGAGTAACCATAGCTTTCAACTTGAACCCGAGCAACGGCAGATTGGCATGGTGTTTCAAGACTATGCGCTATTTCCACACCTCACCGTTGGCGACAATATCCGTTTTGGCATTCAAAAATCACCACTGCTGGAACAGAATGAAATCGTCGACAGCCTATTGGACCTGATTCAATTAGAGTCCATTGCCCAACGCTTCCCCCATGAACTTTCTGGCGGCCAGCAACAGCGCGTGGCACTGGCCCGGGCTCTGGCTCCCAACCCGCGCCTGCTATTATTGGACGAGCCTTTTTCCAACCTTGATGTCGACCTTCGCCGTCACCTCAATTTAGAAGTACGAGATATTCTCAAAGAAGTAGGCACCAGCGCGATCCTGGTCACCCACGACCAGGAAGAGGCCTTTGCCTTTGGCGACCGGATTGGGCTGCTGCACAACGGCCGACTGCAACAGTGGGACACCCCCTTTAATCTCTACCACGAACCCTGCAACCGCTTTGTCGCAAACTTTATTGGCCAGGGCGGCCTGTTGCCAGGCATGAGCATTGACCAGCACCGTATTAAAACCGAGCTCGGTGTGATGACCGGCAACCGCAGTTATGACTGGCCAGCGAATACCCCCGTTGACGTGTTAGTGCGGCCAGACGATATTGTGCTCAACCCCGATAATGGCATCAGCAGCACGGTGGTAAAAAAAGTGTTTTCCGGCAGCGCCACGCTCTACACCCTGCAATTGCCAACCGGTAGTTTGGTGGAATCTTTATTCCCCAGTCACCACGATTATTCCGTGGGCGATACACTGAATATCCAGGCCGAAGTAGAGCACCTGATCGCCTTTCTGCCGGACAAATAA
- a CDS encoding ribonucleoside-diphosphate reductase subunit alpha, with translation MQTEVDDNNTAVPPTATTNTSATSTTEVQATAPGQLRVIKRNGTVVSYDDSKITVAITKAFLAVEGGTAAASSRIHETVEKLSQQVSATFKRRMPSGGTIHIEDIQDQVELALMRSGDHKVARDYVLYREERRQQREENTAAEPSKAHPTIKVSNPDGSQTPLDLGRMEIIVGEACAGLKDVDAQHIIDEALKNLYDGVPAKDVNTSLVITARTLVEKEPNYTFATSRLLLDNLRAEALPFLGIANSATQADMIALYPKALVSYIDKGIELELLAPNLRDYDLDKLGQALDASRDLQFNYLGLQTLYDRYFIHSNEVRIELPQIFFMRVAMGLAHREENREERAIEFYRLLSSFDYMSSTPTLFNAGTLRPQLSSCYLTTVPDDLHGIYGAIQDNAMLSKWAGGLGNDWTPVRALGAYIKGTNGKSQGVVPFLKVVNDTAVAVNQGGKRKGAVCAYLETWHMDIEEFVELRKNTGDDRRRTHDMNTANWVPDLFMKRVFDDGEWTLFSPNDVPDLHDLYGEAFEKAYTAYEARCKAGDFPLFKTVRAQELWRKMLGMLFETGHPWITFKDPCNIRSPQQHVGVVHSSNLCTEITLNTNKDEIAVCNLGSVNLAQHTEEGGLNLEKLEKTVKTAVRMLDNVIDINYYSVGQAEKSNMLHRPVGLGLMGFQDSLYKQHIAYGSEDAVTFADRSMEAISYFAIKSSSELAEERGSYTTFDGSLWSQGILPIDSVQKLIEERGGEAYIKVDQSQTMDWAGLRAQVQSKGMRNSNVMAIAPTATIANITGVAQSIEPTYQNLYVKSNLSGEFTVVNPHLVNDLKARGLWDNVMVNDLKYYEGSVQQIDRIPADLKAMYATAFEVEPRWIIDAASRRQKWIDQAQSLNLYIAGASGKKLDITYRMAWYSGLKTTYYLRALAATGTEKSTIDTNALNAVSSAAATPAPVEAAAGPAPVPQACSLDDPDCEACQ, from the coding sequence ATGCAAACCGAAGTAGATGATAACAACACTGCTGTACCCCCTACGGCAACAACAAATACGTCTGCAACATCCACCACCGAAGTACAGGCTACTGCTCCGGGACAATTACGCGTTATTAAACGTAATGGCACGGTCGTTAGCTATGACGACAGTAAAATCACTGTCGCAATCACCAAAGCCTTTTTAGCGGTTGAAGGTGGCACAGCTGCTGCTTCATCACGCATACACGAAACAGTAGAAAAACTGTCTCAGCAAGTTAGCGCTACGTTTAAGCGTCGTATGCCCTCCGGTGGTACGATCCATATCGAAGATATTCAGGACCAGGTTGAGCTTGCCCTGATGCGCAGCGGCGACCACAAGGTAGCTCGCGACTACGTGCTTTACCGTGAAGAGCGCCGCCAGCAGCGTGAAGAGAACACCGCTGCCGAACCCTCCAAGGCACACCCAACCATCAAAGTCAGCAACCCTGACGGCAGCCAGACACCACTAGACCTTGGCCGCATGGAAATTATTGTCGGCGAAGCCTGTGCCGGACTCAAAGATGTCGATGCCCAGCACATTATCGATGAAGCCCTGAAAAACCTTTATGACGGCGTACCGGCCAAAGACGTTAATACCTCTTTGGTGATCACCGCCAGAACGCTGGTTGAGAAAGAGCCTAACTACACGTTTGCAACATCGCGTTTGTTGCTTGATAACCTGCGTGCTGAAGCCCTGCCCTTCCTTGGCATTGCCAACAGTGCAACTCAGGCGGATATGATTGCCCTCTACCCCAAAGCTTTAGTGTCTTATATCGACAAAGGTATTGAACTGGAACTGCTGGCGCCAAACCTGCGCGACTACGACCTCGATAAACTGGGCCAGGCTCTGGACGCTTCTCGCGACTTACAGTTTAACTACCTGGGTCTGCAAACCTTATATGACCGCTACTTTATTCATAGCAATGAAGTGCGTATTGAATTACCACAGATTTTCTTTATGCGTGTTGCTATGGGCCTTGCTCACCGCGAAGAGAACCGGGAAGAGCGTGCGATTGAGTTTTATCGCCTACTTAGCTCCTTCGACTATATGAGCTCAACACCGACACTATTTAATGCCGGTACCTTGCGCCCACAATTATCCTCTTGCTATCTGACCACCGTACCCGATGACCTGCACGGTATTTACGGTGCGATTCAGGACAATGCCATGTTATCCAAATGGGCTGGTGGCCTGGGCAATGACTGGACTCCCGTTCGCGCACTCGGTGCTTATATTAAAGGTACCAACGGCAAGTCACAGGGCGTTGTGCCATTCCTGAAAGTGGTTAACGATACCGCCGTTGCGGTTAACCAGGGCGGCAAGCGCAAGGGCGCAGTGTGTGCCTACCTTGAAACCTGGCATATGGATATTGAAGAATTTGTTGAGCTGCGTAAAAACACCGGTGATGATCGCCGCCGTACTCACGATATGAATACCGCCAACTGGGTTCCCGACCTGTTTATGAAGCGCGTCTTTGATGATGGCGAATGGACATTATTCTCACCCAATGACGTTCCTGATCTGCACGACCTTTACGGCGAAGCGTTTGAAAAAGCTTACACCGCCTATGAAGCGCGTTGTAAGGCGGGCGACTTCCCCCTATTTAAAACCGTTCGCGCTCAGGAACTATGGCGCAAAATGTTAGGCATGTTATTTGAAACAGGCCACCCCTGGATCACCTTTAAAGATCCCTGCAATATTCGCTCTCCGCAGCAGCATGTTGGTGTGGTTCACTCGTCTAACCTGTGTACTGAGATCACTCTTAACACCAATAAAGATGAGATCGCAGTGTGTAATCTGGGCTCTGTTAATCTGGCCCAGCACACCGAAGAAGGCGGACTTAACTTAGAGAAACTGGAAAAAACCGTTAAAACCGCAGTACGTATGTTAGATAACGTTATCGATATCAACTACTACTCCGTAGGCCAGGCAGAAAAATCCAATATGCTGCACCGTCCTGTTGGACTTGGCTTAATGGGTTTCCAGGACTCTTTATACAAACAACATATTGCCTACGGCTCTGAAGATGCCGTGACCTTTGCCGACCGCTCCATGGAAGCTATTAGCTACTTCGCTATTAAGTCTTCTTCAGAACTGGCGGAAGAACGCGGCAGCTATACCACCTTTGACGGTTCATTGTGGAGCCAGGGTATTTTGCCCATCGACTCCGTACAAAAACTGATTGAAGAACGTGGCGGCGAAGCCTATATCAAAGTCGACCAGTCACAAACCATGGACTGGGCAGGACTGCGCGCTCAAGTACAAAGCAAAGGTATGCGTAACTCCAACGTAATGGCCATTGCACCCACAGCCACCATTGCCAATATTACTGGCGTGGCACAATCCATCGAGCCGACTTACCAAAACCTGTATGTAAAATCGAACCTCTCCGGTGAATTTACCGTGGTTAATCCACATCTGGTTAACGATCTAAAAGCTCGTGGACTGTGGGACAACGTCATGGTTAACGATCTTAAATACTACGAAGGTAGTGTGCAGCAGATTGACCGCATCCCTGCGGATTTAAAAGCCATGTACGCCACAGCGTTTGAAGTTGAACCACGCTGGATTATTGATGCCGCCAGCCGACGCCAGAAATGGATCGACCAGGCCCAATCACTCAATCTGTATATCGCCGGCGCCTCAGGCAAGAAACTGGATATCACTTACCGTATGGCTTGGTATAGCGGTCTTAAAACCACCTATTATCTACGCGCCTTGGCAGCCACCGGTACGGAGAAGTCCACCATCGATACCAATGCATTAAATGCGGTATCTTCGGCAGCGGCAACACCGGCGCCAGTAGAAGCAGCGGCAGGCCCAGCGCCAGTGCCACAAGCCTGCTCTCTGGATGACCCTGATTGCGAAGCTTGCCAATAG